A region from the Citrobacter koseri ATCC BAA-895 genome encodes:
- a CDS encoding DHHA2 domain-containing protein: MIYVIGHLNPDSDAICTAMMTARWLTLRGQEAVAFRTGEANRETQFIFAQAGLPIPERLSVPLTDRDVWLVDFTEPAQGPDSLAQSNVVGIIDHHRLGGLITRLPPEVWVKPVGSSATLLWQLMTDAIRKQLSPAEATLLLGAVLSDTVTLRSPTTTPDDRLAVESLSQLAGLSLERFSRDLLYAKTSVEGMNASQLLQKDMKTFTVHGQRVCVAQLELYALEQVDAMMDDLREEMARYAAGADAALVVLMLTDINLGYSRLWFAGDAQPDVPHPCEVEGMLSRKKQMLPWLEHHLNPHR; encoded by the coding sequence ATGATATATGTAATTGGTCACCTCAATCCTGATAGCGATGCTATCTGTACGGCCATGATGACGGCGCGCTGGCTGACGTTACGCGGGCAGGAGGCAGTGGCGTTCCGCACGGGGGAAGCCAACCGTGAGACGCAGTTTATTTTTGCGCAGGCGGGGTTGCCCATTCCTGAACGATTAAGCGTTCCGCTCACCGATCGGGACGTCTGGCTGGTTGATTTTACCGAACCAGCCCAGGGGCCGGATTCTTTAGCGCAGAGTAACGTTGTTGGCATTATTGACCATCACCGCTTAGGCGGGTTGATCACCCGACTGCCGCCGGAAGTGTGGGTAAAACCTGTTGGCAGTAGCGCAACATTACTGTGGCAACTGATGACGGATGCCATTCGAAAACAGCTTTCACCCGCAGAAGCGACGTTATTACTGGGCGCCGTTCTGAGTGACACTGTCACGCTTCGTTCGCCGACAACGACCCCGGATGACCGCCTTGCGGTGGAATCGCTCAGCCAGCTCGCCGGTTTGTCTCTTGAACGCTTTAGCCGCGATCTTCTGTACGCGAAAACCAGCGTGGAAGGGATGAACGCCAGCCAGCTTCTTCAGAAGGACATGAAAACCTTTACTGTCCACGGGCAGCGGGTTTGCGTGGCGCAGCTTGAGCTGTATGCGCTGGAGCAGGTTGATGCGATGATGGACGACCTGCGTGAGGAAATGGCGCGCTATGCTGCCGGGGCAGACGCGGCGCTGGTTGTTCTGATGCTCACGGATATCAATCTCGGTTATTCCCGCCTCTGGTTTGCCGGAGATGCCCAGCCGGACGTCCCGCACCCCTGCGAGGTGGAAGGGATGCTGAGCCGTAAGAAACAGATGCTCCCCTGGCTGGAACATCACCTGAATCCGCACAGGTGA
- the hglS gene encoding 2-oxoadipate dioxygenase/decarboxylase HglS gives MANTIAADEIREHFSQAMSAMYQQEVPQYGTLLELVADVNLTVLENNPTLHEKLANADELARLNVERHGAIRVGTAQELSTLRRMFAIMGMYPVSYYDLSQAGVPVHSTAFRPIDDASLSRNPFRVFTSLLRLELIENTALRQRAADILAKRDIFTPRCRELLDVFDAQGNFTGAQAREFVQEALETFRWHRHATVDRETYQALHNEHRLIADVVCFPGCHINHLTPRTLDIDKVQLMMPECGIEPKILIEGPPRREVPILLRQTSFKALEESVLFAGETEGSHTARFGEIEQRGVALTPEGRRLYDALLHKAGAGKDNLTHQLHLQAVFNAFPDSEFLLRQQGLAWFRYRLTPAGESHRQSIHPGDDPQPLIERGWVVAQPITYEDFLPVSAAGIFQSNLGNETQSRSHGNASRDAFEQALGCPVYDEFALYQAAEERSKRRCGLL, from the coding sequence ATGGCGAACACCATCGCGGCTGATGAGATTCGGGAACACTTTTCGCAGGCAATGTCAGCAATGTACCAGCAGGAAGTTCCACAGTACGGTACATTGCTGGAACTTGTCGCTGATGTGAATCTGACGGTACTGGAAAATAATCCCACGCTGCATGAAAAGCTGGCCAACGCGGATGAGCTGGCGCGGCTGAACGTTGAACGGCATGGCGCGATTCGGGTGGGTACGGCGCAGGAGCTTTCCACCTTGCGCCGAATGTTTGCGATTATGGGGATGTATCCCGTCAGTTATTACGACCTTTCTCAGGCGGGCGTTCCCGTTCATTCCACCGCCTTTCGCCCCATTGACGATGCGTCGCTTTCCCGCAACCCGTTTCGCGTATTCACCTCGCTATTACGGCTGGAGTTAATTGAGAACACGGCGCTGCGCCAACGCGCGGCGGATATTCTGGCGAAGCGCGATATCTTTACGCCGCGCTGTCGCGAACTTCTGGACGTCTTTGATGCGCAGGGCAATTTTACCGGGGCGCAGGCGCGGGAGTTTGTGCAGGAGGCGCTGGAGACTTTCCGCTGGCACCGGCACGCCACGGTGGACAGGGAAACGTATCAGGCATTACATAATGAACACCGTCTGATTGCTGACGTGGTGTGTTTTCCGGGGTGCCACATTAACCACCTGACGCCGCGCACGCTGGATATCGACAAAGTGCAGTTGATGATGCCGGAATGCGGTATCGAACCCAAGATCCTGATTGAAGGGCCGCCGCGCCGTGAGGTGCCGATTCTGTTACGCCAGACCAGTTTCAAGGCGCTGGAAGAGTCGGTGCTGTTTGCCGGTGAAACGGAGGGCAGCCATACGGCACGTTTTGGTGAGATTGAACAGCGCGGCGTGGCGCTGACGCCTGAAGGGCGGCGGTTGTACGATGCGTTACTGCATAAGGCGGGGGCGGGCAAAGATAATCTTACGCATCAGCTGCATTTGCAGGCGGTCTTTAACGCTTTCCCGGACAGCGAATTTTTACTGCGCCAGCAGGGGCTCGCCTGGTTTCGCTACCGGTTAACGCCTGCCGGTGAATCGCACCGCCAGTCTATTCATCCGGGCGACGACCCACAGCCGCTGATTGAACGCGGTTGGGTGGTGGCACAACCCATTACCTATGAAGATTTTCTGCCGGTAAGCGCGGCCGGAATATTCCAGTCTAACCTGGGTAACGAAACCCAGTCGCGCAGCCACGGCAATGCCAGCCGCGACGCCTTTGAGCAGGCGTTAGGGTGCCCGGTATATGATGAGTTTGCGCTTTATCAGGCGGCGGAAGAACGCAGTAAACGGCGTTGCGGACTGCTCTGA
- a CDS encoding carboxylesterase/lipase family protein has protein sequence MLNPSIPLVETQQGNVMGVVQNDIHIWRGIPYAAPPTGQLRWRAPQPAAPWQGERPANTFSCASWQDIEYCRELGGGDPGRFSEDCLYLNIWAPAVRPQPLPVMVWLHGGGYTIGAGGLPPYDGCALAKRDVVVVTLNYRLGHLGFFAHPALDGEDGECVHNFALLDQIAALRWVQDNIAAFGGDAQNVTLFGESAGARSVLSLMASPRAKGLFHKAIIQSGYTLPDTPREVALQKGIELAAHFNLPDATAEQLRALPAEAFWPLGAPLKIAPTPISGDAVLPQPMMETFFAGKQHPMPVLIGSNSDEASVMAVFGVDLAGQIAKLRRERRLGLGLIKLLYPGVKGDEELGRQVCRDMAFTTLGYVVMQAQQRVGEPCWRYWFDYVAETEHTTYANGAWHGNEVPYVFDTLTLAEPARNYVNDNDLAFARHIANYWVNFARHASRTCDVLHGPVRWPACVQGRDRLLRIGLNKFAGFKVENRFMGARMALFKRVMKHHVSLE, from the coding sequence ATGTTGAATCCCTCCATCCCGCTTGTCGAAACACAACAGGGAAATGTCATGGGTGTCGTGCAAAACGACATCCACATCTGGCGCGGTATACCGTATGCCGCACCGCCTACGGGTCAGCTCCGCTGGCGGGCGCCACAGCCTGCCGCTCCCTGGCAGGGCGAACGCCCTGCGAATACATTTTCATGCGCCAGCTGGCAGGATATTGAATATTGTCGCGAGCTTGGCGGGGGCGATCCGGGGCGTTTTTCCGAGGATTGCCTGTATCTGAACATCTGGGCGCCCGCGGTGCGCCCGCAGCCGTTGCCGGTGATGGTCTGGCTGCATGGCGGCGGCTACACCATCGGCGCGGGAGGATTACCGCCTTACGACGGTTGTGCGCTGGCGAAGCGCGATGTCGTGGTAGTCACGCTCAATTATCGTCTTGGTCACCTGGGATTTTTTGCTCATCCGGCCCTTGATGGCGAGGACGGCGAATGCGTGCATAACTTCGCCTTGCTCGATCAGATCGCGGCGCTACGCTGGGTGCAGGACAATATTGCCGCTTTCGGCGGCGATGCGCAGAATGTGACGCTGTTCGGCGAGTCCGCTGGCGCGCGTAGCGTCCTGTCGTTGATGGCGTCCCCACGGGCAAAGGGCCTGTTCCATAAAGCTATTATTCAGAGTGGTTATACGTTACCGGATACGCCGCGCGAGGTCGCGCTGCAAAAGGGCATCGAACTGGCGGCGCATTTTAATTTGCCGGACGCTACTGCTGAACAATTGCGGGCGCTACCGGCGGAGGCATTCTGGCCGCTGGGCGCGCCGTTGAAAATCGCGCCGACGCCGATTTCCGGCGATGCGGTATTGCCACAGCCGATGATGGAGACCTTCTTTGCCGGAAAGCAGCACCCAATGCCGGTTCTGATTGGCTCCAACAGCGACGAAGCGAGCGTGATGGCGGTGTTTGGCGTTGATCTCGCCGGGCAGATCGCGAAATTGCGGCGCGAACGCCGACTGGGGTTAGGGCTGATCAAGCTGCTCTATCCCGGCGTGAAGGGTGATGAGGAACTGGGGCGTCAGGTCTGCCGCGATATGGCGTTCACCACGTTGGGCTATGTGGTGATGCAGGCGCAGCAGCGGGTAGGCGAACCGTGCTGGCGATACTGGTTTGACTATGTCGCGGAAACTGAACACACAACCTACGCCAACGGCGCCTGGCACGGAAATGAAGTGCCGTATGTCTTTGATACGCTGACGCTGGCGGAACCCGCGCGCAATTACGTGAATGACAACGATCTGGCGTTTGCCCGGCATATCGCCAATTACTGGGTTAATTTCGCCCGTCACGCCAGCCGGACCTGCGATGTTCTGCATGGTCCGGTGCGCTGGCCCGCCTGCGTTCAGGGGCGGGATCGCTTGTTACGCATCGGACTGAATAAATTTGCCGGTTTTAAAGTAGAGAACCGCTTTATGGGTGCGCGGATGGCGCTGTTCAAACGGGTGATGAAACATCACGTCAGTCTGGAATAA
- a CDS encoding glucan biosynthesis protein D: MDRRRFIKGSMAMAAVCGTSGIASLFSRAAFAAESDIADGQTVRFDFSVLQSMANDLAQKPWGGEPRALPNTLANLTPQAYNSIQYDAAHSLWNNIEGRKLDVQFFHVGMGFRRRVRMFSLDASTHQAREIHFRPELFKYNDAGVDTRQLEGQTDLGFAGFRAFKAPELARRDIVSFLGASYFRAVDDTYQYGLSARGLAIDTYTDSKEEFPDFTAFWFETAKPGDTTFTVYALLDSPSVTGAYKFVIHCEESQVIMDVENHIYARKDIKQLGIAPMTSMFSCGNNERRMCDTIHPQIHDSDRLAMWLGNGEWICRPLNNPQKLQFNAYLDNNPKGFGLLQLDRDFSHYQDIMGWYNKRPSLWVEPRNKWGKGSIGLMEIPTTGETLDNVVCFWQPEKAIKAGDDLAFKYRLYWSAQPPVRSPLARVMATRTGMGGFPEGWAPGEHYPEKWARRFAIDFVGGDLKAAAPKGIEPVITLSNGEAKQIEILYVEPFDGYRIQFDWYPTSDSTDPVDMRMFLRCQGDAISETWLYQYFPPAPDKRRYVDDRVMR, encoded by the coding sequence ATGGATCGTAGACGATTTATTAAAGGTTCAATGGCAATGGCCGCCGTGTGCGGTACGAGCGGTATTGCTTCACTCTTTTCCCGCGCCGCTTTCGCGGCAGAGTCTGATATTGCAGATGGTCAAACCGTCCGTTTTGACTTTTCCGTTCTGCAATCAATGGCGAACGATTTAGCGCAAAAACCGTGGGGCGGTGAACCCCGGGCGTTACCCAATACGCTGGCGAATCTGACGCCGCAGGCCTACAACAGCATTCAGTACGATGCGGCGCACTCTCTGTGGAACAACATCGAAGGCCGCAAGCTGGATGTGCAATTTTTCCACGTAGGAATGGGCTTTCGTCGTCGCGTGCGTATGTTCTCGCTTGATGCCAGCACGCATCAGGCGCGCGAAATTCATTTCCGCCCGGAACTGTTCAAATACAACGATGCCGGTGTCGATACCCGTCAACTGGAAGGGCAAACCGACCTTGGCTTCGCGGGCTTTCGCGCCTTTAAAGCGCCTGAACTGGCGCGTCGCGACATCGTCTCCTTCCTGGGGGCAAGCTACTTCCGCGCGGTGGATGACACTTATCAGTACGGGCTGTCCGCGCGAGGCCTGGCGATAGACACCTATACCGACAGCAAAGAAGAGTTCCCAGACTTCACCGCATTCTGGTTTGAGACGGCGAAACCGGGCGACACCACGTTTACCGTGTACGCGCTGCTGGACAGCCCAAGCGTCACTGGCGCCTATAAATTTGTGATCCACTGTGAAGAGAGCCAGGTGATCATGGATGTGGAAAACCACATCTATGCGCGTAAAGACATCAAGCAGCTGGGTATCGCGCCAATGACCAGCATGTTCAGCTGCGGCAACAATGAACGCCGGATGTGCGACACCATTCATCCGCAAATTCACGACTCTGACCGCCTGGCCATGTGGCTGGGCAATGGCGAATGGATCTGCCGTCCGCTGAATAATCCGCAGAAATTGCAGTTCAACGCCTATCTCGACAATAACCCGAAAGGGTTCGGCCTGCTGCAACTTGACCGTGACTTTTCCCACTATCAGGACATCATGGGCTGGTATAACAAACGCCCAAGCCTGTGGGTGGAGCCGCGTAACAAATGGGGGAAAGGGTCTATTGGCCTGATGGAAATCCCGACGACCGGTGAAACGCTCGATAACGTGGTGTGCTTCTGGCAGCCGGAAAAAGCGATCAAAGCGGGCGATGATCTGGCATTCAAATACCGTCTTTACTGGAGCGCGCAACCGCCGGTTCGCTCGCCGTTGGCGCGCGTGATGGCGACCCGTACCGGTATGGGCGGTTTCCCCGAAGGGTGGGCGCCGGGTGAACACTACCCTGAAAAATGGGCGCGCCGCTTTGCCATTGATTTTGTCGGCGGCGACCTGAAAGCCGCTGCGCCGAAGGGGATCGAGCCTGTCATTACGCTGTCTAACGGCGAAGCGAAACAGATTGAGATCCTCTACGTCGAACCGTTCGATGGTTATCGCATCCAGTTTGACTGGTATCCGACGTCAGATTCGACCGACCCGGTGGATATGCGTATGTTCCTGCGCTGCCAGGGGGACGCCATTAGCGAAACCTGGCTGTATCAGTATTTCCCGCCGGCGCCGGATAAGCGTCGCTACGTTGATGACCGCGTGATGCGTTAA
- a CDS encoding YdcH family protein, giving the protein MFPEYRDLISRLKTENPRFLSLFEKHNTLDHEIARLEGSDGRGYSLDIVRLKKEKLHLKEDLLRILQKESLNES; this is encoded by the coding sequence ATGTTTCCAGAATACAGAGATCTGATTTCACGACTGAAAACCGAGAATCCTCGCTTTCTTTCCTTGTTCGAAAAACACAACACCCTTGATCATGAGATTGCCCGGCTGGAAGGTTCTGACGGCAGGGGATACAGTTTGGATATTGTTCGTCTGAAGAAAGAGAAACTCCATCTGAAGGAGGATCTGCTCAGAATATTGCAGAAAGAAAGTTTGAATGAGAGCTGA
- the rimL gene encoding 50S ribosomal protein L7/L12-serine acetyltransferase yields the protein MAEVITISETLELRAVEECHVTPLHQLVLKNKDWLQASLNWPQFVASEDDTRKNVQGNMMLHQRGYAKMFLIFQEEEVVGVISFNLIEPLNKTAYIGYWLDESHQRQGIMSRALQAFIGHYAGRGELRRFVIKCRVANQASNQVARRNGFELEGCLKQAEFLNGEYHDVNLYARIIENASE from the coding sequence ATGGCTGAAGTCATCACGATCAGCGAAACACTGGAACTGCGAGCGGTGGAAGAGTGCCATGTTACGCCGTTACATCAACTGGTGCTTAAAAACAAAGACTGGCTACAGGCATCGCTAAACTGGCCGCAGTTTGTCGCCAGTGAAGACGATACGCGCAAAAATGTGCAGGGTAATATGATGTTGCACCAGCGAGGCTACGCCAAAATGTTCCTTATCTTTCAGGAAGAGGAGGTGGTGGGCGTCATCTCGTTTAATCTGATAGAGCCGTTGAATAAAACCGCCTATATCGGTTACTGGCTGGATGAATCTCACCAGCGGCAGGGCATTATGTCGCGCGCGCTTCAGGCGTTTATCGGCCATTATGCCGGGCGCGGCGAGCTTCGACGCTTTGTGATTAAATGTCGGGTTGCGAACCAGGCGAGCAACCAGGTGGCGCGCCGCAATGGTTTTGAACTGGAAGGATGCCTGAAACAAGCGGAGTTTCTCAACGGGGAGTATCACGACGTTAACCTGTACGCCCGCATTATCGAGAACGCCTCAGAGTAA
- the ydcK gene encoding YdcK family protein, with translation MSKYHLSEESRAFSYQDNGHKKSVLLRQIIALTDFNDVKAGTAGGWVDDESVLAQEGHCWIYDENALAFAGAMISGNARITQACIIRDRVQIGDNVWIDLAEISHGARISNNVTVQNSVVRGECHLSGDARILHHSEIIAAKGLTQESDLTLQIYDRATVSSSRIVHQAQIYGDAIVTQAFIEHRAEVFDFAIVEGNEENNVWLCDCAKVYGHARVIAGTEEDAIPTLRYSAQVAEHATVEGNCVLKHHVLVGGHAELRGGPVLLDDHILIEGHARILGDVLIEHHVEITDRATIETFDGDSIHLRGPKVVNGEQHITRTPLAGLL, from the coding sequence ATGAGCAAATATCACCTGAGTGAAGAATCGCGCGCCTTTAGTTATCAGGATAACGGCCACAAGAAAAGCGTCCTGCTACGCCAGATCATTGCCCTTACCGACTTTAACGACGTCAAAGCCGGAACCGCTGGCGGCTGGGTAGACGACGAAAGCGTGCTGGCGCAAGAAGGACACTGCTGGATTTACGACGAGAATGCCCTCGCATTCGCCGGGGCGATGATTTCAGGCAACGCCCGCATCACCCAGGCCTGCATCATCAGAGATCGCGTGCAAATCGGTGATAACGTCTGGATTGATCTGGCCGAGATCAGTCACGGCGCCCGGATAAGCAACAACGTCACCGTGCAGAATTCGGTCGTTCGCGGTGAATGTCATCTGTCTGGCGACGCTCGTATTCTGCACCATTCGGAGATTATCGCCGCAAAAGGCCTAACCCAGGAAAGCGACCTGACGCTGCAAATCTACGATCGCGCCACCGTCAGCAGCTCGCGCATTGTCCATCAGGCGCAAATCTACGGCGATGCGATAGTCACCCAGGCGTTTATTGAACACCGCGCAGAAGTGTTTGATTTCGCGATCGTCGAAGGAAATGAAGAGAATAACGTCTGGCTTTGCGACTGTGCCAAAGTGTACGGTCACGCCCGCGTTATTGCGGGAACGGAGGAAGATGCCATCCCCACGCTGCGTTACAGTGCTCAGGTGGCGGAACACGCGACGGTTGAAGGTAACTGCGTATTGAAACATCACGTTCTGGTCGGTGGTCATGCCGAACTACGCGGCGGCCCTGTCCTGCTTGACGATCATATCCTGATCGAAGGCCATGCCCGCATTCTGGGGGACGTGCTGATTGAGCATCATGTGGAAATCACCGATCGGGCGACGATCGAAACCTTTGATGGCGACAGCATCCACTTGCGTGGCCCAAAAGTGGTTAACGGTGAACAGCATATTACACGAACACCGTTGGCAGGGTTACTCTGA
- the tehA gene encoding dicarboxylate transporter/tellurite-resistance protein TehA: MSKNKQSDRVLNLPAGYFGMVLGTIGMGFAWRYASHIWPVSHWIGDGLVILAMIIWSLLTLAFLNRLLRFPQSVLAEVRHPVKSSFVSLFPATTMLVAIGFVPWCRGLAVGLFSIGVVVQLAYAAWQTAGLWRGSHPEEATTPGLYLPTVANNFISAMACGALGYNDAGLVFLGAGVFSWLSLEPVILQRLRSSGELPAVLRTSLGIQLAPALVACSAWLSVNGGEGDTLAKMLFGYGLLQLLFMLRLMPWYLSQPFNASFWSFSFGVSALATTGLHLGHASASGFFHTLAIPLFIFTNFIIALLLVRTFALLMQGKLLVRTERAALLNLRITNDPS, translated from the coding sequence ATGAGTAAGAACAAGCAGAGCGACCGGGTGCTTAATCTTCCGGCTGGCTATTTTGGGATGGTACTGGGCACCATTGGCATGGGCTTCGCGTGGCGCTATGCCAGCCATATCTGGCCCGTCAGTCACTGGATTGGCGATGGCCTGGTGATCCTGGCAATGATCATCTGGAGCTTGCTGACGCTTGCCTTTCTTAACCGTCTGCTGCGTTTTCCACAGAGCGTACTGGCGGAGGTACGGCATCCGGTAAAGAGCAGTTTTGTCAGCCTTTTTCCTGCGACCACGATGCTGGTGGCGATTGGTTTTGTCCCCTGGTGTCGTGGATTAGCCGTGGGATTGTTCAGCATTGGCGTCGTGGTGCAACTGGCTTATGCCGCATGGCAAACGGCGGGACTCTGGCGCGGTTCGCATCCTGAAGAGGCGACAACACCGGGGCTGTATCTGCCGACGGTAGCGAATAACTTTATTAGCGCGATGGCCTGCGGCGCGTTGGGTTACAACGACGCCGGGCTGGTCTTTTTAGGAGCTGGCGTATTCTCGTGGCTGAGTCTGGAACCCGTTATTTTGCAACGTTTGCGCAGTTCCGGTGAATTACCGGCGGTGCTGCGCACATCGCTGGGCATTCAATTGGCTCCGGCGTTAGTAGCCTGTAGCGCCTGGCTGAGCGTCAACGGCGGAGAAGGCGATACGCTGGCAAAAATGCTGTTTGGCTATGGCTTGCTGCAACTGCTTTTCATGCTGCGCCTGATGCCGTGGTATCTGTCACAGCCGTTTAATGCCTCTTTCTGGAGCTTCTCGTTCGGCGTTTCAGCGCTGGCGACGACAGGGCTGCATTTAGGGCACGCCAGCGCGTCGGGATTTTTTCATACGCTGGCGATTCCGTTGTTTATTTTTACCAATTTTATCATAGCGTTATTGCTCGTACGCACGTTTGCGCTGCTGATGCAGGGGAAACTTCTCGTGCGCACAGAACGCGCCGCATTACTGAATCTGAGGATAACTAATGACCCTTCGTGA
- the tehB gene encoding tellurite resistance methyltransferase TehB gives MTLRDENYFTEKYDLTRTHSDVVEAAKVVAPGKTLDLGCGNGRNSLYLAANGYDVTAWDKNPMSIANVERIKAAEGLENLQAKVVDLNALSFEGDYDFILSTVVMMFLEAKTIPGLIANMQRCTKPGGHNLIVAAMDTEDFPCTVGFPFAFKEGELRRYYEGWELLKYNEDVGELHRTDANGNRIKLRFATLLARKSA, from the coding sequence ATGACCCTTCGTGACGAAAATTACTTTACTGAAAAATACGATTTAACCCGCACACACTCCGACGTCGTTGAGGCGGCAAAGGTGGTCGCGCCGGGTAAAACGTTGGATCTGGGCTGCGGAAATGGCCGTAATAGCCTCTATCTGGCAGCGAACGGCTATGACGTTACCGCCTGGGATAAGAATCCGATGAGCATCGCCAACGTTGAGCGCATCAAAGCGGCGGAAGGGCTGGAAAACCTGCAAGCAAAGGTGGTTGACCTTAACGCGTTAAGCTTCGAAGGCGACTACGATTTTATTCTCTCAACGGTCGTGATGATGTTCCTGGAAGCGAAAACCATTCCGGGGCTGATTGCCAATATGCAGCGCTGCACCAAACCGGGCGGGCATAACCTGATTGTGGCGGCAATGGATACGGAAGATTTCCCCTGCACCGTGGGTTTCCCGTTTGCGTTTAAAGAAGGGGAACTGCGCCGTTACTACGAAGGCTGGGAATTGCTGAAATACAACGAGGATGTGGGTGAACTTCACCGCACGGACGCCAACGGCAACCGCATCAAACTGCGTTTTGCGACGCTGCTGGCGCGTAAAAGCGCATAA
- a CDS encoding DUF3313 domain-containing protein, producing MRTHTLFKVAVLSGLLALSGCASKITQPDKYSGFLKDYSGLKETTSATGKPVLRWVDPSFDESKYDSIVWNPITYYPVPKPTTQVGQQVLDKLRSYTDTQLKTAIEKRKPLVTTPGPRSLIFRGAITGVDTSKEGLQFYEVVPVALVVAGTQMATGHRTMDTHLYFEGELIDAATNKPVVKVVRQGEGKDLSNENTPMAFETLKEVIDDMATDATMFDVGKK from the coding sequence ATGCGTACTCATACTTTATTTAAAGTTGCAGTGCTTTCTGGCTTATTGGCTTTATCTGGCTGTGCGTCAAAAATCACTCAGCCGGATAAATATTCTGGGTTCTTAAAAGATTATTCAGGGCTGAAAGAAACAACCTCCGCAACGGGAAAACCGGTGCTCCGTTGGGTTGACCCCAGCTTTGATGAATCTAAATATGACAGCATCGTCTGGAACCCGATAACCTACTATCCGGTGCCAAAACCCACGACGCAGGTCGGGCAGCAGGTTCTGGATAAATTACGAAGCTATACCGATACCCAACTGAAAACGGCCATTGAGAAACGTAAACCTCTGGTAACGACCCCGGGGCCGCGTAGCCTGATTTTCCGCGGCGCGATAACCGGCGTTGATACCAGCAAAGAGGGGCTGCAATTCTATGAAGTGGTGCCGGTCGCCCTGGTGGTTGCGGGTACGCAGATGGCGACAGGCCATCGCACAATGGATACGCATCTTTACTTTGAAGGCGAGCTGATTGATGCCGCCACCAATAAACCGGTGGTGAAAGTGGTTCGTCAGGGCGAGGGTAAAGACCTGAGCAACGAAAATACGCCGATGGCGTTTGAAACGTTGAAAGAAGTGATTGATGACATGGCGACTGATGCCACCATGTTTGATGTCGGTAAAAAATAA
- a CDS encoding DMT family transporter, translating to MNALLYCLVVVIWGTTWIAIYLQQGPVSAPVSIFWRFAVASALMMLILLASGKLRKLSGRDHLFCLLQGGCVFCFNFWCFYSAAAWINTGLESVIFSMAVLFNAVNSFVFFGHKPPLRFYYAAGLGLTGIITLFWQDLANSGWNHSLLLGIGLSALGTFGFSLGNMISMRHQRKGLEVMTTNSWAMLYGTLLIAAIACIRGDNFTPQWTLSYLGALLYLAIFGSVIAFGAYFTLVGRIGPGNAAYSTLLFPLVALTISTLYEGYVWQMNAVVGLVLILVGNLVMFTRPEALMSKLIYRRRAA from the coding sequence ATGAACGCATTATTATACTGTCTGGTGGTTGTCATTTGGGGAACCACCTGGATTGCGATTTATCTGCAACAAGGCCCGGTATCGGCGCCCGTGTCCATTTTCTGGCGGTTTGCCGTCGCCAGCGCGTTAATGATGCTCATCCTGCTGGCGAGCGGGAAATTACGTAAATTATCCGGGCGCGACCACCTGTTTTGCCTGTTACAGGGCGGATGCGTCTTCTGCTTTAATTTCTGGTGTTTTTATAGCGCCGCCGCCTGGATCAACACGGGGCTGGAGTCCGTCATTTTCTCAATGGCCGTACTGTTCAATGCGGTTAACAGCTTTGTGTTCTTCGGGCATAAACCGCCGCTACGCTTTTATTACGCTGCTGGTCTGGGATTAACGGGCATTATCACGCTGTTCTGGCAGGATCTGGCCAACAGCGGCTGGAACCACTCGCTGTTACTGGGGATTGGTCTGAGCGCGCTGGGAACGTTTGGCTTCTCTTTGGGAAATATGATCAGCATGCGCCATCAGAGAAAAGGTCTGGAAGTCATGACCACCAACAGCTGGGCGATGCTGTACGGCACACTGCTGATCGCCGCCATTGCCTGTATACGCGGCGATAACTTCACGCCGCAATGGACGTTGAGCTACCTCGGCGCCCTGCTGTATCTGGCAATATTCGGTTCTGTTATCGCGTTTGGCGCGTATTTTACTCTGGTGGGACGCATCGGCCCCGGCAACGCGGCCTACAGTACGCTACTGTTTCCTCTGGTGGCGCTGACAATATCCACACTCTATGAAGGTTACGTCTGGCAAATGAATGCCGTTGTTGGATTAGTGCTGATTCTGGTTGGCAATCTGGTAATGTTCACGCGTCCAGAGGCGTTAATGAGTAAGTTAATTTACCGTCGCCGGGCGGCATAA